A portion of the Actomonas aquatica genome contains these proteins:
- a CDS encoding formylglycine-generating enzyme family protein produces MTSHRHLALLALVLVGAPVRATDGAERDQVLVPAGEFAPLLRSRDEPERVPVASFWMDVRPVTNAEFLAFVRAHPEWARSRARRLFVDSQYLAHWAGDFELGPAAPPDAPVVYVSWFAARAYAASWGARLPSIAEWERAAAVGISTDNARTDPAVAEVMAGWFSRPNEGPLPAVAGGAPNRLGVHDLFGLVWEWVEDFNTALVTGESRADTGLERNLFCGAGSVGTRDNTDYPAFMRAGFRSSLRAAYCVPNLGFRCVVTP; encoded by the coding sequence ATGACTTCCCACCGCCATCTCGCTTTGCTCGCGCTCGTCCTTGTGGGTGCGCCCGTTCGGGCCACTGATGGGGCGGAACGCGACCAGGTCCTGGTGCCAGCGGGAGAGTTTGCTCCGTTGCTGCGTTCACGCGATGAACCGGAACGCGTGCCGGTGGCGAGCTTTTGGATGGATGTGCGACCGGTCACCAATGCCGAATTCCTTGCCTTCGTGCGGGCCCACCCCGAGTGGGCCCGCTCCCGGGCGCGGCGGCTTTTTGTCGATTCCCAGTATCTGGCTCACTGGGCCGGTGACTTCGAACTCGGGCCGGCTGCGCCGCCGGACGCCCCGGTGGTCTATGTTTCTTGGTTTGCCGCCCGCGCCTATGCGGCTTCCTGGGGCGCGCGCCTGCCCTCCATCGCCGAATGGGAACGGGCGGCGGCGGTCGGGATCAGCACCGACAATGCCCGCACTGACCCGGCGGTCGCCGAGGTCATGGCGGGGTGGTTTTCCCGCCCCAACGAGGGTCCGTTGCCCGCGGTGGCCGGTGGAGCGCCCAACCGCCTCGGCGTTCACGATCTGTTCGGCCTGGTCTGGGAATGGGTCGAGGATTTTAACACGGCGTTGGTGACCGGTGAATCGCGGGCCGACACCGGTCTCGAGCGCAATCTTTTCTGCGGCGCGGGTTCGGTCGGGACCCGCGACAACACCGATTACCCGGCCTTCATGCGCGCAGGTTTTCGCAGCTCGCTGCGCGCTGCCTACTGTGTGCCCAACCTGGGCTTCCGCTGCGTCGTTACGCCATGA
- a CDS encoding SCO family protein, with amino-acid sequence MKTAACCAEAPAAASAAVLPDASLYHFDAEFTDDTGAIRHLADFAGRPVVLTMFFASCGYACPMLAHDMRKVQETLPPDVREQVQFVMVSFDPERDTVEKLQAFREQAGADQRWTLMRGADGDVRTLAMLLGVQFRQEPSGDFSHSNLITVLDTGGAIAHRREGLQGGLPGVSEALVRLATSR; translated from the coding sequence GTGAAAACCGCTGCCTGCTGTGCTGAGGCACCGGCCGCCGCATCTGCCGCGGTCCTGCCCGATGCCTCGCTTTATCACTTTGACGCCGAATTCACCGACGACACCGGTGCGATCCGCCACCTCGCCGACTTTGCCGGCCGGCCGGTGGTGCTGACGATGTTCTTCGCCAGCTGTGGTTACGCCTGCCCGATGCTGGCTCACGACATGCGCAAAGTGCAGGAAACGCTGCCACCGGACGTGCGCGAGCAGGTGCAGTTTGTGATGGTGAGTTTCGACCCGGAGCGCGACACCGTGGAAAAGTTGCAGGCCTTTCGCGAGCAGGCCGGGGCCGACCAACGCTGGACCTTGATGCGCGGCGCGGACGGTGACGTGCGCACCCTCGCCATGTTACTCGGCGTGCAGTTTCGTCAGGAACCGAGCGGCGATTTCTCGCATTCCAACCTCATTACGGTGCTCGACACCGGCGGCGCGATTGCGCACCGCCGCGAGGGTCTGCAGGGTGGCCTGCCGGGGGTGAGCGAGGCTCTCGTGCGTCTCGCCACTTCACGCTGA
- a CDS encoding c-type cytochrome encodes MPPLERPTRTPFTVKLSYGLLAGVVLTFAGTLTQSVLASFHPRPRDSAPVATQLTVSEEPKADVAEAGGDSADLGASVFAQNCAACHQASGQGLPGAFPPLAESDYFATDIEAAAKVVLHGLVGPVTVNGVDYNSAMPALPLDDEQVTAVVNYIAKAWGNQAPSISLEQVVALRNGN; translated from the coding sequence ATGCCCCCGCTCGAACGTCCGACCCGCACTCCTTTCACGGTCAAACTCTCCTACGGCCTCCTGGCCGGGGTGGTCCTCACTTTTGCCGGCACACTGACGCAATCGGTTCTGGCATCATTCCACCCGCGGCCCAGAGATTCCGCGCCGGTGGCAACCCAGCTGACCGTGAGCGAGGAGCCCAAGGCGGATGTGGCCGAAGCCGGCGGCGATTCCGCCGACCTCGGGGCGAGCGTTTTTGCCCAGAACTGCGCGGCCTGTCATCAGGCCAGCGGTCAGGGGTTGCCCGGGGCGTTTCCGCCGCTTGCTGAGTCCGACTACTTCGCGACCGACATCGAGGCGGCCGCGAAGGTCGTGCTGCATGGCCTGGTTGGTCCTGTCACGGTCAACGGAGTCGACTACAACAGTGCGATGCCGGCCCTGCCGCTCGATGACGAGCAGGTCACGGCGGTGGTCAACTATATCGCGAAAGCGTGGGGCAATCAGGCGCCATCAATTTCGCTGGAGCAGGTCGTCGCCTTGCGTAACGGCAATTGA
- a CDS encoding plastocyanin/azurin family copper-binding protein, producing the protein MNKPTKLLASLLLGLASLAASIFAADGPREVAITANDAMQFSVKEITAAPGETLRVKLTNVGKMPAQAMSHNWVLLKPSTPAEVNAFGMKAQSKAPTYLPDDQSAVIAHTKLLAGGQSDTIEFKVPATPGEYPFLCTFPGHFAIMRGKLVVK; encoded by the coding sequence ATGAATAAACCAACCAAGCTTCTTGCTTCCCTCCTTCTCGGACTTGCCAGTTTGGCGGCCTCCATTTTTGCCGCCGATGGGCCGCGCGAAGTCGCGATCACGGCCAACGATGCGATGCAGTTCAGCGTCAAGGAAATCACCGCCGCGCCGGGCGAGACTCTGCGCGTGAAACTCACGAATGTCGGTAAGATGCCCGCACAGGCGATGTCGCACAACTGGGTATTGCTCAAGCCGTCGACCCCCGCCGAGGTCAACGCCTTCGGCATGAAGGCCCAGAGCAAGGCTCCGACCTACCTGCCCGACGATCAGTCCGCCGTCATCGCGCACACCAAGCTGCTCGCTGGGGGCCAGAGCGATACGATCGAGTTCAAGGTTCCCGCCACCCCGGGCGAGTATCCCTTCCTCTGCACTTTCCCCGGCCACTTCGCCATCATGCGTGGCAAGCTGGTCGTCAAATGA
- the cyoE gene encoding heme o synthase, with product MDQGKTRSFGLGCDMPPAPRPLAIASDHLNPSSTVCERLRALVALTKPRLAFFSVCSGVSGLLVARPEANLILPAPLGIALAAGGALSFNQWWEREPDALMRRTADRPLPAGRVSAGTALGFSLALSLAGCGLLAATTTPLAAAIAALIIVLYGLVYTPMKRRTRWATEVGAISGALPPLLGAAAAGAPQHPAAWALAAALLFWQMPHFFAVGWMYREDYRRAGFRLLPVIDADGRATAWWSAGHAGLMGAAVLIPWSLGAVGPIYGTIGILSAGALLHAACAMLRQQNDGRVQPARRLFLVTIATLPLMMIALVAETLF from the coding sequence ATGGATCAAGGTAAAACGCGCTCATTTGGTCTAGGCTGCGACATGCCTCCCGCCCCTCGTCCCCTCGCGATCGCCTCGGACCATTTGAATCCTAGCTCAACAGTTTGTGAACGCCTGCGTGCGTTGGTGGCGCTGACCAAACCGCGGCTCGCCTTCTTTTCAGTCTGTTCCGGAGTGAGCGGCCTGCTCGTGGCCCGACCGGAGGCAAACCTGATCCTGCCGGCCCCCCTGGGCATCGCGCTGGCCGCCGGCGGGGCGCTTTCCTTCAATCAGTGGTGGGAACGCGAACCCGATGCGCTCATGCGCCGCACGGCTGATCGCCCCCTGCCCGCCGGGCGCGTCTCGGCCGGCACCGCGCTGGGCTTCAGCCTCGCGCTGAGTCTGGCGGGCTGCGGTTTGTTGGCGGCTACCACCACGCCCCTGGCCGCCGCGATCGCCGCGCTCATCATCGTGCTTTACGGTCTCGTTTACACGCCAATGAAACGGCGCACCCGCTGGGCCACCGAGGTCGGCGCGATCTCCGGCGCCCTGCCCCCCTTGTTGGGCGCGGCGGCGGCGGGCGCGCCACAGCACCCCGCAGCATGGGCGTTGGCGGCCGCCCTGTTGTTTTGGCAGATGCCCCACTTTTTTGCCGTCGGCTGGATGTATCGCGAGGATTACCGCCGCGCCGGATTTCGCCTACTGCCGGTCATCGACGCCGATGGTCGCGCCACCGCTTGGTGGTCGGCCGGGCACGCCGGGCTCATGGGCGCCGCCGTCTTGATTCCCTGGTCGCTAGGCGCGGTCGGGCCGATCTACGGCACGATCGGGATACTCTCAGCCGGCGCGCTACTTCACGCCGCCTGTGCCATGCTGCGCCAACAAAACGACGGGCGGGTCCAGCCCGCCCGTCGTCTGTTTCTGGTCACCATCGCCACCCTGCCGCTCATGATGATCGCGCTGGTGGCGGAGACCCTGTTCTAG
- a CDS encoding RrF2 family transcriptional regulator, whose protein sequence is MGFGKLAQTALAAGAVLARNFDGGRTKLSSVEIAGACGHPQPVVAKVLVALSARGLVDGTRGPGGGYWLAVPPVQVALLEIVVPFERTRKMLCPLATVGEAAGEGCLVAQKVEQLCGQWRDYLRSTTLAVFQADQRGGDRSVGLKVETRDKA, encoded by the coding sequence ATGGGTTTCGGCAAGCTCGCGCAAACGGCCCTCGCCGCCGGAGCGGTGCTGGCGCGGAACTTCGATGGCGGTCGCACCAAATTGAGCTCGGTCGAGATCGCGGGCGCCTGCGGTCACCCGCAGCCGGTGGTGGCCAAGGTCTTGGTCGCTTTGTCGGCGCGGGGGCTGGTGGATGGCACCCGCGGACCAGGCGGTGGTTATTGGCTGGCAGTGCCGCCGGTGCAGGTTGCGCTGCTTGAGATTGTCGTGCCCTTTGAACGGACGCGAAAGATGCTGTGTCCGTTGGCCACGGTCGGCGAAGCCGCAGGCGAGGGCTGCCTGGTGGCGCAAAAGGTTGAACAACTCTGCGGCCAGTGGCGGGACTACCTGCGTTCGACCACGCTCGCAGTGTTCCAGGCGGATCAACGCGGCGGAGATCGATCGGTTGGACTGAAGGTCGAAACTCGTGACAAGGCTTGA
- a CDS encoding cbb3-type cytochrome c oxidase subunit I, whose amino-acid sequence MSASILPPPVTALPSLGPGRTRHLTAPLVTATPAPALRWLNLALGSLWLAGLLSLAVVVGRLPWLARWLDDPLFFKRCLVVHVDLALVVWFYAMAAALAAMRAPRLRDVGTAASTGLSLIGVVLMLAGAAVRGAEPILANYVPVIDHPLFLGGLALFFAGVLSFVIRGLLATGRVAAAELPGDAATGILAATVALVAAAATWISTRAALPAGLERLTHFELAHWAPGHVLQVANVCAMLAVWLWLTRRATGQAVLSARMARGLFGALVGPHLLLPLFSLHGADHRLYVESATWLMRWTIFPVVLLTLGLIVRHARRHGLARDGVGLLALRAGQMSAGLTLLGFVLGACIRSSTTLVPAHYHASLGGVTAAFMAAGYLIVAGARTDGLDLARWRRAGRQLWCFGIGQAVFALGFAFAGAHGAGRKAYASEQHVRSLSEQIGLGVMGLGGLVAAVGGIWFLVLMWRMQRSAAPRLTLPASS is encoded by the coding sequence ATGTCCGCGTCGATACTGCCACCTCCCGTCACCGCGCTCCCTTCGTTGGGACCGGGGCGCACGCGTCACCTGACCGCCCCGCTCGTGACGGCGACTCCCGCCCCCGCGCTGCGCTGGCTCAACCTGGCGCTCGGCAGTCTCTGGTTGGCGGGGCTGCTGTCGCTGGCGGTCGTGGTGGGGCGGCTGCCGTGGTTGGCGCGTTGGTTGGACGATCCCTTGTTCTTCAAGCGTTGCCTGGTCGTGCATGTGGACCTCGCGTTGGTGGTGTGGTTCTACGCCATGGCAGCGGCGCTGGCGGCGATGCGGGCGCCCCGCCTGCGCGACGTTGGCACGGCGGCGTCGACCGGCCTGTCCTTGATCGGTGTGGTGCTGATGCTGGCGGGCGCGGCGGTGCGCGGTGCCGAGCCGATTCTGGCCAACTACGTGCCGGTCATCGATCATCCGCTGTTTCTCGGCGGTCTGGCGCTGTTTTTTGCGGGTGTGCTCAGTTTTGTGATACGTGGTCTGTTGGCGACGGGCCGGGTGGCGGCGGCGGAGCTGCCCGGGGACGCCGCCACCGGCATCCTGGCTGCGACTGTCGCCCTGGTGGCGGCGGCGGCGACGTGGATAAGCACCCGCGCCGCATTGCCGGCGGGATTGGAGCGGCTGACCCATTTTGAGCTGGCGCACTGGGCGCCCGGGCACGTCCTCCAGGTCGCCAACGTCTGCGCCATGCTCGCGGTGTGGCTGTGGCTGACCCGACGGGCGACCGGCCAGGCGGTGCTGTCGGCCCGGATGGCGCGTGGATTGTTTGGGGCGCTGGTGGGGCCGCATCTTTTGCTCCCCTTGTTCAGTCTGCACGGCGCCGACCACCGGCTCTACGTGGAGAGCGCGACCTGGCTCATGCGCTGGACGATTTTCCCGGTCGTGCTGCTCACCCTTGGACTCATCGTGCGGCATGCGCGGCGGCACGGCCTCGCTCGGGACGGCGTGGGCCTGCTGGCGCTGCGGGCCGGTCAGATGAGCGCCGGGCTTACGTTGCTGGGCTTCGTGCTCGGGGCTTGTATCCGGAGCTCCACGACGCTGGTGCCCGCGCACTACCACGCCTCGCTGGGTGGCGTGACCGCGGCTTTCATGGCGGCCGGTTATCTGATCGTAGCGGGAGCAAGGACCGATGGGCTCGACCTCGCGCGCTGGCGGCGGGCGGGACGGCAGTTGTGGTGCTTCGGGATCGGCCAGGCGGTGTTTGCCCTCGGTTTTGCGTTTGCCGGTGCGCACGGGGCGGGGCGCAAGGCCTATGCCTCCGAGCAGCACGTGCGCTCGCTGAGCGAGCAGATCGGCCTCGGCGTAATGGGCCTGGGCGGCCTCGTCGCGGCCGTGGGCGGCATCTGGTTTCTTGTCCTGATGTGGCGGATGCAACGATCCGCCGCGCCACGTTTAACCCTCCCTGCTTCATCATGA